A single genomic interval of Hydractinia symbiolongicarpus strain clone_291-10 chromosome 8, HSymV2.1, whole genome shotgun sequence harbors:
- the LOC130655869 gene encoding copper-transporting ATPase 1-like, protein MGDTAYEMLVDISVQGMTCESCIKSIKASFLNIDSVKVIDISLEKEMASVKYDSNSIGIAKIISIIEDCGFDACEINPTPKEMEFKEINLTVKGMTCQSCVKAIKNGLVDLPTIKSVDVSLLHENVCVVFNKLEMTKEEISSLIKDKGFIVEDNEESLENKYSTTYLFIKNPLKETDVEYITMYLEKLDGIVAASISNKDMLMIKHYIDKVSVDDLHTHLSDLGYDSSIKAIDIQRKSSSESKVGSLSGSSLMNKSGSLKCVDGFMNKALETKDEMRKLFVSVTGMTCASCVAAIEKTLKKKPGIHACVVALLAQKAEIKYDCNITNAEKIVSYIKDLGFDSSIIEDDAAGHAKIELQIEGMTCTSCVHSIESSVMQKPGMISASVALTTSHGRFVFNPDTIGVRDIIHHIKDLGFNASIPSNDESKNEALSHAKTIKKWRTSFLISLIFGIPVLAIVITYTVLGEQSGPYVADGLSLQNLLFFILCTPVQFFGGRYFYVMAYKALKHKTTNMDVLIVMATSIAYIYSLVVMILAIVQKPEKSPMTFFETPPMLLVFISLGRWLEHLAKSKTSEALSKLLELQPQDAILVKLNPESGVVESQTPIDIDLVQRGDILQVVPGSKIPVDGRVVDGVSMADESLITGESMPVHKTVGDPVIGGSINQNGSLLVEASHVGADTTLAQIIKMVEEAQTSKAPIQQLADRISGYFVPIVLIMSALTLIIWLSIGFTNFDLMRHNYDEGIYTETEITVQFAFRCAISVLCIACPCALGLATPTAVMVGTGVGAQNGILIKGGEPLETTHKIKTMVFDKTGTLTHGKPVVTKTRIYVPKNTCSEEKYLALVGTAESASEHPIGNAITQHAKEVLGVNSMGTLKDFEAVPGFGLKCHVSNIDHLLKSKTDMKEYDSVHSYIDIGQTAPTESLHADDYHVFIGNREWMAQNGLPINHDVDELLIMQEERGETAVLVAVNGFILGMISVADTVKQEASLAVKTLLNMNVKVVLLTGDNRKTANAIAEQVGITEVIAEVLPSHKVAAVKALQTKKHKVAMVGDGINDSPALAQADVGIAIGTGTDVAVEAAGVVLIKNDLMDVVAAMELSRTTMRRIRINFFYAFLYNMIGVPIAAGAFFPIGVVLQPWMASVAMALSSVSVVLSSLWLKRWKKKVYKSEQTKNAYLNEFELFPFAESKKNVDIIPCPPVNLLPQNVF, encoded by the exons ATGGGTGATACTGCATATGAAATGCTGGTTGATATATCTGTCCAGGGAATGACATGTGAATCCTGCATCAAAAGCATCaaagcttcttttttaaatatagacTCAGTTAAAGTAATTGATATTTCTCTGGAAAAAGAAATGGCATCTGTAAAATATGATTCCAATAGCATTGGTATTGCCAAGATTATTTCTATAATTGAAGATTGTGGTTTCGATGCTTGTGAAATAAATCCTACGCCAAAGGAGATggaatttaaagaaattaatttaactgTAAAAGGAATGACCTGCCAATCATGCGTTAAAGCTATTAAAAATGGTTTGGTAGATTTACCAACTATTAAATCTGTTGATGTTAGTTTACTGCATGAAaatgtttgtgttgtttttaacaAACTTGAAATGACAAAAGAAGAAATAAGCAGTTTAATTAAAGATAAAGGTTTTATTGTTGAAGACAACGAAGAATCACTTGAAAACAAATACAGTACTACTTATTTGTTTATAAAGAATCCTTTAAAAGAGACTGATGTTGAGTACATTACCATGTACTTAGAGAAATTGGATGGTATAGTTGCAGCATCTATTTCAAACAAAGATATGTTGATGATAAAGCATTACATTGATAAAGTTAGTGTGGATGATTTGCACACACATCTTTCTGATCTCGGTTATGACAGTTCGATAAAAGCAATTG atATCCAGAGAAAATCATCAAGTGAATCTAAAGTTGGTTCCCTCTCAGGATCGAGTTTGATGAATAAGAGTGGATCCTTGAAGTGTGTTGATGGATTTATGAACAAAGCACTTGAAACAAAAGACGAAATGCGAAAACTGTTTGTAAGTGTTACTGGAATGACGTGTGCATCTTGTGTTGCTGCTattgaaaaaacattgaaaaagaaACCAG GAATACATGCTTGTGTAGTCGCACTGTTGGCACAGAAAGCTGAAATTAAGTATGACTGTAACATTACCAATGCAGAAAAGATAGTGAGCTATATTAAGGATTTGGGATTTGATTCAAGTATAATAGAAGATGATGCAGCTGGTCATGCTAAAATTGAGCTCCAG ATTGAAGGGATGACATGCACAAGTTGTGTTCATTCAATCGAATCAAGTGTCATGCAGAAACCTGGTATGATTTCAGCGTCTGTGGCTTTGACGACCAGTCATGGAAGGTTTGTTTTTAATCCTGACACAATTGGTGTGAGAGATATCATTCACCATATAAAAGATCTTGGCTTCAATGCATCAATACCAAGCAATGACGAAAGCAAGAATGAAGCGCTGTCACATGCAAAGACTATCAAAAA ATGGCGTACCTCATTTTTGATTTCGTTAATATTTGGGATTCCTGTTTTGGCTATCGTCATTACGTATACGGTGTTAGGAGAACAGAGTGGTCCATACGTAGCAGATGGACTCTCCCTTCAAAACCTCCTGTTCTTTATCTTATGTACTCCTGTAcag TTTTTTGGTGGACGCTATTTTTACGTGATGGCCTACAAAGCATTGAAACACAAAACAACCAACATGGATGTGCTTATTGTTATGGCAACCAGTATTGCATACATTTATTCA CTCGTTGTGATGATACTAGCGATCGTTCAAAAGCCTGAGAAAAGTCCAATGACGTTTTTTGAAACGCCTCCAATGCTGTTAGTGTTCATATCTCTTGGAAGATGGTTGGAACACTTAGCAAAAAGTAAAACATCAGAAGCGCTGTCCAAGTTATTAGAATTACAGCCGCAAGATGCTATATTAGTGAAGTTGAATCCAGAAAGTGGTGTTGTTGAAAG tcAAACTCCGATTGATATTGATTTGGTGCAGCGAGGCGATATACTTCAG GTGGTACCTGGTAGCAAGATCCCGGTAGATGGACGTGTTGTTGATGGTGTCTCAATGGCAGATGAATCGCTTATCACTGGTGAATCCATGCCCGTCCATAAAACG GTTGGAGATCCTGTGATTGGAGGAAGTATTAACCAGAATGGAAGTTTACTGGTAGAAGCAAGCCACGTGGGTGCAGACACAACACTTgcacaaattattaaaatggtaGAGGAAGCTCAGACCTCAAAG GCTCCCATACAGCAATTAGCCGATCGAATTTCTGGCTACTTCGTTCCTATTGTCTTGATCATGTCAGCTCTCACCTTGATAATCTGGTTGTCGATTGGATTTACAAATTTTGATTTAATGAGGCATAATTATGAC gAAGGCATTTATACTGAAACCGAAATCACAGTACAATTCGCCTTCCGTTGCGCCATTTCTGTGCTTTGCATCGCATGTCCATGCGCACTTGGACTGGCTACTCCAACGGCTGTTATGGTGGGAACTGGCGTGGGAGCACAAAATGGGATTTTAATAAAAGGAGGGGAACCATTGGAGACAACACACAAG ATTAAAACTATGGTTTTCGACAAAACAGGGACACTAACACACGGCAAACCTGTTGTGACGAAAACACGAATATATGTTCCCAAGAATACCTGCTCAGAAGAAAAGTACTTAGCTCTAGTTGGCACTGCTGAATCCGCAAGCGAACATCCCATTGGAAACGCAATTACGCAACACGCAAAAGAG GTTCTGGGCGTAAATAGTATGGGAACCCTTAAAGATTTTGAGGCTGTACCGGGATTCGGCTTGAAATGCCACGTCAGCAATATCGACCACCTGTTAAAAAGCAAAACAGATATGAAAGAGTATGACAGTGTACACTCATACATCGACA ttgGTCAAACTGCACCGACGGAATCTCTTCATGCGGACGATTACCACGTGTTTATTGGCAATCGTGAGTGGATGGCTCAAAACGGTCTACCAATCAACCACGACGTTGATGAATTGTTGATTATGCAAGAGGAGCGAGGTGAAACCGCTGTTCTGGTGGCTGTTAATG GTTTTATCCTTGGGATGATTTCAGTAGCAGATACTGTGAAGCAAGAGGCATCACTTGCTGTGAAAACCCTCCTAAACATGAATGTCAAGGTGGTTTTGTTGACGGGAGATAACAGAAAGACAGCTAATGCTATTGCCGAACAG GTTGGTATCACAGAAGTCATTGCTGAAGTTCTCCCATCACATAAAGTCGCAGCAGTGAAAGCACTTCAAACGAAGAAGCACAAAGTAGCTATGGTTGGTGACGGCATCAATGATTCGCCAGCACTTGCTCAAGCTGACGTTGGTATAGCTATTGGTACAGGTACTGATGTGGCAGTGGAAGCAGCTGGTGTGGTGCTTATCAAG AACGATTTGATGGATGTTGTAGCTGCGATGGAGTTAAGTCGCACGACAATGAGAAGAATACGTATCAATTTCTTCTACGCTTTTCTTTATAACATGATTGGCGTGCCAATAGCTGCAGGAGCATTCTTCCCCATTGGTGTTGTTCTTCAACCATGGATGGCTAGTGTGGCCATGGCATTGTCTTCTGTTTCGGTTGTGCTCTCCTCCTTGTGGCTGAAAAG atggaaaaagaaagtttacAAAAGCGAACAGACTAAGAATGCATATCTCAATGAATTCGAG CTTTTTCCATTCGCAGAATCAAAGAAGAATGTGGACATCATTCCATGCCCACCTGTCAATTTACTTCCACAGAATGTATTCTAG
- the LOC130655870 gene encoding RNA-binding protein spenito-like has translation MSSPELDHHRERRSSSLNRNSNRSYKMQMQYDDNYGGRTYSTRNRSDKFQVIASGLPSNVPDYELKDALTHEMEKFGDVLSIDLRRRDQLRLAYIAFRDDDSARQLRRYCLERHCKVIAFQRTLHFDFEMLGEMRDRGRETYQQRGTFNHRNNYQKPDYRNDRYQGGNDYDNRDRFNQSRHRYNNESHINPRATRTLFVGNLDHSITKEELMRIFDHWGAIDDIDVKRPPNGIPAFAFIKYLELEAAASAKNQMFGKEVNGRPIKVGYGKTLPSTRLWIGGLGQWCTTEMLNREFDRFGALRKIDYSKGSRHAFIEFESLDAASAAHAEMRGFPLGGPDRKIKIDYAEIDRNRNSDDRERNFEGRDNESRYSDYSRGNKRVENRFENQSEYPGGRGRGSYDNQPYGRRNDYARDVERGDRRRTRSRSPVNSDRGDYKVRNSSETRAISPPSRTASDNSQGGRTRNDSSASKENEKTGNDNQSSQKEIETKPSENLADVSKRFVVAWRGAFALKNSAFPVRMHLIGGNPELADFFLRGIGVGAGPALKILSITQRLRLDPPKLDEVSKRIQQVGAGGHCILLALPTGDDIELDSSFQRRPLKSLVTYFKKKEAAGVIILNTEGPSGKQEESGMLHAFPPCQFSQQQLLKVAPNLGSDPSKEDHLVVIVVKGTSSA, from the coding sequence ATGTCTTCACCAGAGCTAGATCACCATCGTGAGAGACGTAGCTCGTCTCTAAATCGAAATTCAAATCGTTCATATAAAATGCAAATGCAATACGACGATAACTATGGTGGAAGAACTTATAGCACTCGTAATCGCTCAGATAAATTTCAGGTAATAGCATCAGGTTTACCTTCTAATGTGCCAGACTATGAATTAAAGGATGCTCTAACTCATGAAATGGAAAAGTTTGGAGATGTTTTATCGATAGACTTACGACGCCGAGATCAACTAAGACTTGCATACATAGCTTTCAGAGATGATGATTCTGCAAGGCAGTTACGAAGATACTGCTTAGAAAGGCATTGTAAAGTCATAGCATTCCAAAGAACGTtgcattttgattttgaaatgCTGGGAGAAATGCGCGATAGAGGACGTGAGACATACCAACAAAGAGGAACATTCAACCATAGAAATAATTATCAGAAACCAGATTACAGAAATGACCGTTATCAAGGGGGGAATGATTACGACAACAGAGACAGATTTAATCAAAGTCGACATCGCTACAACAATGAAAGTCATATAAATCCGAGAGCTACCCGTACATTGTTTGTCGGTAATTTAGATCATAGTATTACTAAAGAAGAACTAATGCGTATTTTCGATCATTGGGGTGCAATTGATGATATTGATGTGAAAAGACCTCCAAATGGTATTCCTGCCTTTGcctttattaaatatttagaaCTGGAAGCTGCTGCATCTGCAAAAAATCAAATGTTTGGTAAAGAAGTTAATGGTAGACCAATAAAAGTTGGATACGGCAAAACTTTACCCTCAACAAGATTATGGATTGGTGGTTTAGGGCAGTGGTGTACAACTGAAATGCTTAATAGAGAATTTGATCGTTTTGGAGCATTAAGAAAAATTGATTATTCAAAAGGAAGTAGACATGCATTCATTGAATTTGAAAGTTTGGATGCAGCATCAGCTGCTCATGCAGAAATGCGGGGTTTCCCGCTTGGTGGACCAGACCGGAAGATTAAAATAGATTATGCTGAAATTGATCGTAATCGTAATTCAGATGATCGCGAAAGGAATTTTGAAGGCCGTGACAATGAAAGTCGGTACAGTGATTATTCCAGGGGAAATAAAAGGGTTGAAAACAGATTTGAAAATCAAAGTGAATACCCTGGAGGTAGAGGTAGAGGTAGTTATGATAATCAACCTTATGGACGAAGAAATGATTATGCTAGAGATGTTGAAAGAGGTGACAGACGAAGAACTCGAAGTAGAAGTCCTGTGAATAGTGACCGAGGAGATTATAAGGTTCGGAATTCTTCAGAAACTAGAGCTATAAGCCCACCGTCAAGGACCGCCAGTGATAATTCTCAAGGAGGTAGGACTAGAAATGATTCTTctgcatcaaaggaaaatgaaaaaactGGTAATGACAACCAATCAAGTCAAAAGGAGATTGAGACTAAACCTTCAGAAAACCTTGCTGATGTTTCTAAACGTTTTGTTGTTGCTTGGAGAGGAGCTTTTGCATTAAAAAATAGTGCCTTTCCAGTGAGAATGCATTTAATCGGAGGTAATCCTGAGTTGGCTGATTTTTTCCTCCGTGGCATAGGAGTTGGGGCAGGACCAGCATTGAAAATACTTAGCATAACTCAACGCCTTAGATTAGATCCACCTAAATTAGATGAAGTTTCAAAACGCATTCAACAAGTAGGAGCTGGTGGCCACTGTATACTTTTAGCACTTCCAACTGGTGATGATATAGAATTAGATAGTTCGTTTCAAAGGAGACCCTTAAAAAGTTTGGTAACTTATTTCAAAAAGAAAGAAGCAGCAGGAGTTATTATTCTGAACACAGAAGGACCATCAGGAAAACAAGAGGAGAGTGGCATGTTGCATGCCTTTCCACCATGTCAGTTTTCTCAACAGCAGTTACTAAAAGTTGCACCCAATTTAGGTTCAGATCCTTCAAAGGAAGACCATTTGGTAGTGATTGTTGTGAAAGGGACATCTTcagcataa